In the genome of Pseudomonas fluorescens, the window GCTTTGTAACGCTGCGCGGAAGTTTCGACTTCGCCCTGGGCCACTTCATGGCTTTTGTCCTCGGCGTTGGCCACACCGGTGTCGGCAGGCGGCTCGAAACCCAGGTCTTGCGGACGCTCGCGGGCCACCAGGTAGAAGATGATGCCGCCCGCCAGCATGAGCAACACGGGCAGGCGGAAGATCCAGCGCCACTCCAGTTGCATCACTTCCAGCACGACGATCGAGGTCACGTAGGAAAGCACTGACGCGCAGCCGGCCGCGAACACATAGAAGCCGTAGACCTTGCCGCGTTCGCCCGCGCTCCACCAGTTGGAGATCAGCCGACTGCCCGGTGCCCAGCCCAATGCCTGGAAGTAGCCATTGATCCCCCAGGGCAGGATCAGCCCGGCGAAACCGCTGGCGAAACTGGTCACCCAGTTGGCGCCGCAGGACAGTACGGCGCCCAGGGTCATGATGCGCCGGCCACCGAATTTGTCGGCGAGGTTGCCGTTGATGGCCTGGCCAATGGCGTAGGCCCAGAGCATGGCGGCCGAAACCCAGCCGAGGGTTTCCTTGCTCAGGCCGAATTCGGCCTGGATACCCGGGATGGCGAAACCGAAGGTCTGGCGTCCGGTGTAGAAAAACAGATAGCAAAACATGGCTGCCAGCAGCATCCGCCACTGGGCGACGCGAAACGATGCGGTGTGTACGGCGAGACCTGGCATGGTTTGGGCACGATTCATGATCTTTTCCTTATTCTTGTTCGGTCCCTGCGAATTGCATCGCAGGGTGCACTCTTTTTCAGGTGCAGCAGGAAATCGTCGCGGCTCGTTACGCCGCTGGCAGTGTAGTGTCTTTGGGGGCTGGCGAGCCCTAGGCCGCTCGTGAGCCGATGAAGTTCTTGCCGCGTGCGCCCTGCAGGGCGAAATCGATCATGGTTTGGGCCTCTTCGGCCGTTACGCCGTAGTCGGCGAACTCGGTTTTCACTTCCAGGCTGTGCAGGAAGGCGCGCAAACGGGCCTGGGCTTTATCCAGGTCTGGCCCGAAAACCCGTTGCAGGGTCTTGTCGCGCGTCGCGTCGTGGCCCCAGGCAAGGCCCAGAACCAGTGGCAGGGTGAAGGAGCAGGCAATGCCATGGGGCAAGCCGTAGTGCAAGGTCATCTCATAGGAGATGGAGTGAGCCAGTGCGGTCTTGGTGTTGGAGAACGCCATGCCGGCCTTGAGTGCGGCGAGGGCCATCCGTGAACGCAGTTCCTGGCTGGACAGGTCCCTCCGCAGCAAGGGCAGGCATTCGAGGATGTCCTCGATAGCAGAGATGGCGAAGGTGTCGGAAAGCGGGTTGGCGTTGATGTTCCAGATCGACTCCAGTGCGTGGGACAGAGCATCCAGCCCGGTGGAAACGGTGACGCTGGCCGGCACCGTGAGCATCAGTTGCGGATCGATGATGGCGACGCGTGGCCAGGTGCAGTCCAGGTGCAGGGAATACTTCTTGTGGTTAGCGGAGTCCCAGATCGTCGCCCAAGGCGTGACTTCACTGCCGGTGCCTGCCGTGGTCGGGGCTGCGATCAGCTGTTTACTGCGTGCCGGAACGAAGGGTTTACCGCTTGCCAGCAATGCCAGTAGCTCATCGAAGCGGCCTGACTCGGTGCCGACAATCAGCGCCTTGGCGGTGTCGATCGCACTGCCGCCACCGACGGCAATCACCGCATGGCAATCACCGGCCTCTTGCCAGAAGCGTTCATAGGTTGCGCGAAGTTGCGCGACATCGGGATTGGGCTGGACATCTTCGATCACGTAGACCAAGCGTTCGCCCAGCAGCGCTTGAAGGCGATCCACCAGCCCCAGGCCACGGGCTTCGGGAAAGGTCACGACGGCAACGTTCTGGTGTTCGGTGATGGCGGCAAGCTCTTGCAGGCTGCCCCAGCCGAAACGGGTATCCACTGGATTGTGAAATCGGGCGGTCATGGCGGGTCCTTGTTTTTGTTGTTGGAAGTGACGCCATGCTCGCGGTCCACGGACTGCTGCACAAATCGATAATTCGCAGGTTTGAATCGGCTGGGCCGATAACGGCCGATTGGAAGGACCGGGCTGATGTTTCGCTTTCAATCCCAATAAAGAAACTACCTACAACACTGCGGTAATTGCCGTTACCGATGGGGTTCGTCTCAATAGCCCGCCTGCGGGGGCTGCCCTAGGCTGTGTGCTTTTGGCAAACCG includes:
- a CDS encoding MFS transporter; the protein is MNRAQTMPGLAVHTASFRVAQWRMLLAAMFCYLFFYTGRQTFGFAIPGIQAEFGLSKETLGWVSAAMLWAYAIGQAINGNLADKFGGRRIMTLGAVLSCGANWVTSFASGFAGLILPWGINGYFQALGWAPGSRLISNWWSAGERGKVYGFYVFAAGCASVLSYVTSIVVLEVMQLEWRWIFRLPVLLMLAGGIIFYLVARERPQDLGFEPPADTGVANAEDKSHEVAQGEVETSAQRYKAVLKNFRLIIAAASLGFQNAARYGLIVWVPVHFLGANWKTGDSMIDPKWITVALPVGMAIGALSNGWISDKLFGSKRYLAIMLYMFLGAATSMWMWTLAPHSATGLVALFLCGFFVYGPASSFWALCPDLVGAKRAGTATGVMNFSSYLFAGLAEPLIGSMLDSTGNTSLIFIVVTAACLCSASVALFIRR
- the psrA gene encoding iron-containing alcohol dehydrogenase PsrA, yielding MTARFHNPVDTRFGWGSLQELAAITEHQNVAVVTFPEARGLGLVDRLQALLGERLVYVIEDVQPNPDVAQLRATYERFWQEAGDCHAVIAVGGGSAIDTAKALIVGTESGRFDELLALLASGKPFVPARSKQLIAAPTTAGTGSEVTPWATIWDSANHKKYSLHLDCTWPRVAIIDPQLMLTVPASVTVSTGLDALSHALESIWNINANPLSDTFAISAIEDILECLPLLRRDLSSQELRSRMALAALKAGMAFSNTKTALAHSISYEMTLHYGLPHGIACSFTLPLVLGLAWGHDATRDKTLQRVFGPDLDKAQARLRAFLHSLEVKTEFADYGVTAEEAQTMIDFALQGARGKNFIGSRAA